In Nocardia asteroides, the following proteins share a genomic window:
- the acpM gene encoding meromycolate extension acyl carrier protein AcpM, which translates to MATTREDNIVAGIAEIVEEVTGIDVADVTIEKSFVEDLEIDSLSLVEIAVQLEDKYGVKIPDEDLASLRTVGDAVAYVQRMEAEQPRLAAEMVAKFTEAQDS; encoded by the coding sequence GTGGCTACCACGCGGGAAGACAACATCGTCGCAGGCATCGCGGAGATCGTCGAGGAGGTGACCGGCATCGACGTCGCCGACGTGACGATCGAGAAATCCTTCGTCGAGGACCTGGAGATCGACTCGCTGTCGCTGGTGGAGATCGCCGTCCAGCTCGAGGACAAGTACGGCGTCAAGATTCCCGACGAGGACCTGGCGAGTCTGCGGACCGTCGGTGACGCGGTGGCCTACGTACAGCGCATGGAGGCCGAGCAACCTCGGTTGGCCGCGGAGATGGTGGCGAAGTTCACCGAGGCCCAGGACAGCTGA
- a CDS encoding MerR family transcriptional regulator, whose product MTGDTPAVTLVSIGELARRTGLAVRTIRFYCDEGILESQRSAGGHRMFDGTAATERLLLVRRLRALGLGLEAISAVLRGERSIDEVVAAESARVDAEFRSLAWRRAALRAIGTAAPAGRAQRLAVLAAAQDGDAAHVELLRFWQRVLAPIPGREIDVFVGWNVPEPPPDPTVDQIVAYAELVALTTTADLHTAVRHQLWRDRPHLVRDGHRLYVEVGDIMTDVVPRVLRDEHPHSTDEVDRYVRAHARARGERDSPRFRRDMLTGATDTDPRIHRYWTLTDTLLTPRVTVGRAHQWVYEALARPATENLSARA is encoded by the coding sequence GTGACGGGTGACACACCCGCGGTGACACTGGTGAGCATCGGGGAATTGGCGCGGCGCACCGGGCTCGCCGTGCGCACGATCCGGTTCTATTGCGACGAGGGCATACTCGAGTCCCAGCGCAGCGCCGGCGGCCACCGGATGTTCGACGGCACAGCCGCCACCGAACGGCTACTGCTGGTCCGGCGTCTGCGCGCGCTCGGACTCGGGCTGGAAGCGATCTCCGCGGTGCTGCGAGGCGAACGATCGATCGACGAGGTGGTCGCGGCCGAAAGTGCCCGGGTCGACGCCGAATTCCGCTCGCTGGCCTGGCGACGTGCGGCGCTGCGGGCCATCGGCACGGCCGCTCCGGCCGGCCGCGCGCAGCGCCTCGCCGTGCTGGCCGCCGCTCAGGACGGCGACGCGGCACACGTGGAACTGCTGCGATTCTGGCAGCGCGTGCTCGCCCCGATTCCGGGCCGCGAAATCGACGTCTTCGTCGGGTGGAACGTGCCCGAACCGCCTCCGGATCCGACGGTCGACCAGATCGTCGCCTACGCGGAACTGGTCGCGCTCACCACCACTGCCGACCTGCACACCGCTGTGCGACACCAACTCTGGCGCGACCGCCCGCACCTGGTCCGCGACGGCCACCGCCTGTACGTCGAAGTCGGCGACATCATGACCGATGTCGTCCCCCGCGTCCTGCGAGACGAACACCCGCACAGCACAGACGAAGTCGACCGCTACGTCCGAGCCCACGCCCGCGCCCGCGGCGAACGCGATTCGCCGCGGTTCCGCCGAGACATGCTCACCGGTGCCACCGATACCGACCCCCGCATCCACCGCTACTGGACCCTGACCGACACCCTCCTGACCCCGCGCGTCACTGTGGGGCGAGCCCACCAGTGGGTCTACGAAGCACTGGCCCGTCCCGCGACCGAGAACCTCAGTGCGCGAGCGTGA
- a CDS encoding NUDIX hydrolase: MLEVGGRVDGTGAGMLPEHREPTVRHAVRLIMLDDLDRLLLFSGIDSTDGDTFWYPIGGGREPGETPQQTAAREAEEETGRTDLVVGPELWRRRALVTWDGTTYDCHERYFLARVPCFDIDTTGFTALERATVTGHHWWTLPELTTTPARIAPGELVTRLTDLLRDGPPPTPITLAH; encoded by the coding sequence ATGCTGGAAGTCGGCGGACGCGTCGACGGAACAGGAGCCGGAATGCTGCCCGAGCACCGTGAACCGACTGTGCGACACGCGGTTCGCCTGATCATGCTGGACGATCTCGACCGCCTGCTGCTGTTCTCGGGAATAGACTCCACCGACGGGGACACCTTCTGGTACCCGATCGGCGGCGGCCGCGAACCAGGCGAGACGCCTCAGCAGACAGCGGCCCGTGAAGCCGAGGAGGAAACCGGCCGCACCGATCTCGTGGTCGGCCCGGAACTCTGGCGCCGCCGCGCCCTCGTCACCTGGGACGGCACCACCTACGACTGCCACGAACGCTACTTCCTCGCCCGCGTCCCCTGTTTCGACATCGACACCACCGGCTTCACCGCCCTCGAACGCGCCACCGTCACCGGCCACCACTGGTGGACCCTCCCCGAACTCACCACCACCCCCGCCCGCATCGCACCGGGCGAACTCGTCACCCGCCTGACAGACCTCCTCCGCGACGGCCCACCCCCCACCCCGATCACGCTCGCGCACTGA
- the hutH gene encoding histidine ammonia-lyase: protein MSIDSDRQAPVDREPVVVGTGAVAPRDVVRVARDGAPVRLSAEALDAIARSRRRIEALAADPKPVYGVSTGFGALAVRHIPLELRKQLQRSLVRSHAAGSGAEVEREVVRALMLLRLSTLATGRTGVRPVVAQTYAALLSAGITPVVYEYGSLGCSGDLAPLAHVALAVLGEGTVRDADGALVPAARALAAAGIEPVELEEKEGLALINGTDGMLGMLVLACHDLRALLRLADVTAAMSVEGLLGTDKVFAADLQALRPQPGQAVAAANMTRLLADSAIVASHATPDCTVVQDAYSLRCAPQVAGGARDTLAHAERVAGYELASAVDNPVVTLDGRVESNGNFHGAPVAYVLDFLAIVVADVASISERRTDRFLDKARNHGLPPFLADDPGVDSGHMIAQYTQAAIVSELKRLAAPASVDSIPSSAMQEDHVSMGWSAARKLRRAIDGLTRVLAIEALTAARALDLRAPLTPSPATAAVRDVLRTRVPGPGPDRHLAPEIEAAVHLAATGALLTAAESVTGPLG, encoded by the coding sequence GTGAGCATCGACTCGGACCGGCAGGCGCCGGTCGACCGGGAACCGGTCGTCGTCGGGACGGGCGCGGTGGCGCCGCGCGACGTGGTGCGGGTGGCCAGGGACGGCGCGCCCGTGCGGCTCTCGGCCGAGGCGCTGGACGCGATCGCCCGGAGCCGTCGGCGCATCGAGGCGCTCGCGGCCGATCCCAAGCCGGTCTACGGCGTGTCCACCGGTTTCGGTGCGCTGGCCGTGCGCCACATTCCGCTCGAGCTGCGCAAGCAGTTGCAGCGCAGCCTGGTTCGCTCGCACGCGGCCGGGTCGGGTGCCGAGGTGGAGCGGGAGGTGGTGCGCGCGCTGATGCTGCTGCGCCTGTCGACCCTGGCCACCGGACGGACCGGTGTGCGTCCCGTGGTCGCGCAGACCTACGCCGCGCTGCTGTCGGCCGGGATCACTCCGGTGGTCTACGAATACGGCAGCCTCGGCTGTTCCGGTGATCTCGCACCGCTGGCGCACGTGGCGCTGGCGGTGCTCGGCGAGGGCACCGTGCGCGACGCCGACGGCGCGCTCGTACCCGCCGCGCGGGCGCTGGCGGCGGCCGGGATCGAACCGGTGGAGCTGGAGGAAAAAGAGGGTCTGGCGCTGATCAACGGCACCGACGGCATGCTCGGCATGCTGGTGCTGGCCTGCCACGATCTGCGGGCACTGCTGCGCCTGGCCGACGTGACCGCCGCGATGAGCGTGGAGGGCCTGCTCGGCACCGACAAGGTCTTCGCCGCCGATCTGCAGGCGCTGCGCCCGCAGCCCGGCCAGGCCGTCGCGGCCGCGAACATGACCCGTCTGCTGGCGGATTCGGCGATCGTCGCCAGTCACGCCACTCCCGACTGCACCGTCGTCCAGGACGCCTACTCGCTGCGCTGCGCCCCGCAGGTGGCCGGCGGCGCCCGCGACACCCTCGCGCACGCCGAACGCGTCGCCGGGTACGAACTGGCATCCGCGGTGGACAATCCGGTCGTCACCCTGGACGGCCGGGTCGAATCCAACGGCAACTTCCACGGTGCCCCCGTCGCCTATGTGCTCGACTTCCTGGCGATCGTCGTGGCCGACGTGGCCAGTATCAGCGAGCGGCGCACCGACCGCTTCCTGGACAAGGCCCGCAACCACGGCCTGCCGCCGTTCCTGGCCGACGACCCCGGCGTCGACAGCGGCCACATGATCGCCCAGTACACCCAGGCCGCCATCGTCTCCGAACTCAAGCGCCTGGCCGCGCCCGCGTCGGTGGATTCCATCCCGTCCTCGGCCATGCAGGAGGACCACGTCTCCATGGGCTGGTCGGCCGCCCGCAAACTGCGCCGCGCCATCGACGGACTCACCCGCGTCCTGGCGATCGAGGCGCTCACCGCCGCCCGCGCCCTCGACCTGCGCGCCCCGCTCACCCCGTCCCCGGCCACCGCCGCCGTCCGCGACGTCCTGCGCACCCGGGTCCCCGGCCCCGGCCCCGACCGCCACCTGGCACCCGAAATCGAGGCCGCCGTCCACCTCGCCGCCACCGGCGCCCTCCTCACCGCCGCCGAATCCGTCACCGGCCCCCTCGGCTGA
- a CDS encoding amino acid permease — MNKPVAVLTRGLTARHIRFIALGSAIGTGLFYGSAEAIHRAGPSVLLAYLIGGAAIYLVLRALGEMAVSNPVAGSFGEYASKHLGPLPGFLTGWTYTFEMLIVCLADVTAFGVYMGFWFPDVPRWIWVLSIIFFIGAINLLSVKVFGEVEFWFSLVKIVAIVAMIAGGIAVLIFGFGIHDTGDGVRNLWSDGGFFPTGVGGFLACFAIVMFAFGGTEIIGITAGEAEDPQRTIPRAINTVPVRIILFYVLTLAVIMAIDPWRTIGDEGSPFVQIFQSLGLGPAAAVLNVVVITAALSAINSDIFGAGRMMFGMAQRGQAPAVLRQVSRNGVPWMTVVIMTVTLLVGVLLNYLIPDKVFLVIASIATFATIFVWLMILLSQYRSRRRMSAEQVAALKFPVPFWPYGPILTMAFLVFVVAVIAFDADSRVALVVGAVWLALLCLAYRLWVRPAVAAAPDPVPAPEPVADIA; from the coding sequence GCCTACCTCATCGGCGGCGCCGCGATCTACCTCGTCCTGCGCGCCCTGGGCGAGATGGCGGTGAGCAATCCGGTCGCCGGCTCGTTCGGCGAATACGCCAGTAAGCACCTGGGCCCGCTGCCCGGGTTCCTCACCGGCTGGACCTACACCTTCGAGATGCTCATCGTCTGCCTCGCCGACGTCACCGCGTTCGGCGTGTACATGGGCTTCTGGTTCCCCGATGTGCCCCGCTGGATCTGGGTGCTGTCGATCATCTTCTTCATCGGCGCGATCAACCTGCTCAGCGTCAAGGTGTTCGGCGAGGTCGAGTTCTGGTTCAGCCTGGTCAAGATCGTGGCCATCGTGGCGATGATCGCCGGCGGCATCGCCGTGCTGATCTTCGGCTTCGGCATCCACGACACCGGCGACGGCGTGCGGAACCTGTGGTCGGACGGCGGCTTCTTCCCGACCGGCGTCGGCGGTTTCCTCGCCTGCTTCGCCATCGTGATGTTCGCCTTCGGCGGCACCGAGATCATCGGCATCACCGCGGGCGAGGCCGAGGACCCGCAACGCACCATCCCGCGCGCGATCAACACCGTGCCGGTGCGCATCATCCTGTTCTATGTGCTCACCCTCGCGGTGATCATGGCGATCGACCCGTGGCGCACCATCGGCGACGAGGGCAGCCCGTTCGTGCAGATCTTCCAGAGCCTGGGGCTCGGTCCCGCGGCGGCCGTGCTGAACGTCGTCGTGATCACCGCGGCGCTGTCGGCCATCAACAGCGACATCTTCGGCGCGGGCCGGATGATGTTCGGCATGGCCCAGCGCGGCCAGGCGCCCGCGGTGCTGCGGCAGGTCTCGCGCAACGGGGTGCCGTGGATGACGGTGGTCATCATGACCGTCACGCTGCTGGTCGGCGTGCTGCTCAACTACCTCATCCCGGACAAGGTGTTCCTGGTCATCGCCTCGATCGCCACCTTCGCCACCATCTTCGTCTGGCTGATGATCCTGCTCTCGCAGTACCGCTCGCGGCGGCGGATGTCGGCCGAGCAGGTCGCGGCGCTGAAGTTCCCGGTGCCGTTCTGGCCGTACGGTCCGATCCTGACCATGGCGTTCCTGGTGTTCGTGGTCGCGGTGATCGCCTTCGACGCCGACAGCCGGGTGGCGCTGGTCGTCGGCGCGGTGTGGCTGGCGCTGCTGTGCCTGGCCTACCGGCTGTGGGTGCGCCCGGCCGTTGCCGCCGCGCCGGACCCGGTGCCCGCACCGGAACCCGTCGCCGATATCGCCTGA